From the genome of Leptospira koniambonensis:
GGGAAAACGAAGAGGATTTTTCAGAAAAAATGCTCTGTTTTTGCTTTCTAAACGCCGAACGACGAAAACATATTAGAAATCTATAAAATAGTATAGAAATATGGGTTTCCTGTCCAAGAAAAATCTTAATTTTTCGACTTAGCACCCGGGAAGCTTTGCATCAATTTTGGGATCTCTCTCTTGAGTTCGCTCTTAAGATCATCTAAATCGTCCAATGTGTCTTCTGCCCAACCTCTCCAAACAAGCTGATTCGTTTTACGATCCACTATATCCACAAGAAGAGTCCCGTCCTTAAACTCCTGGATATAAGTTTGAGAAGGTACGTAGTAAGGAACATTATTATAGCCGTAAGGATACATGGAATTATAACCCCCGAAATACGGTGACATTCCGTAAGGAGTTCCGGCGTAATAAGGAGTGTATCCATAACTTAAACCGGAAAATGCAGGAGAGCGATCTTCTACAATTTTATTCTGTATAATACCATGATATTCCACGAGAAGGTCCG
Proteins encoded in this window:
- a CDS encoding DUF4136 domain-containing protein — translated: MLDCSAAQIESSYDKSLDFTKYKTFTWYPSSEKGDQQYFGDFKVQEEIRNLLQKELESKGLKLDLKKPDLLVEYHGIIQNKIVEDRSPAFSGLSYGYTPYYAGTPYGMSPYFGGYNSMYPYGYNNVPYYVPSQTYIQEFKDGTLLVDIVDRKTNQLVWRGWAEDTLDDLDDLKSELKREIPKLMQSFPGAKSKN